The genomic stretch GTGCCTTACGCCAGCGTGTTGCGTGGGGACGTGCCAGCGCAACTGTTGCGCGACCGCTTGATTCTGATCGGGTCCACCGCGCCGGGCCTGGGCGACCGCTATGTGACACCACAGTCAGCGAGCCTCGGCACCACACCGGGCATCGAGATCCAGGCCAATCTACTCAACGGCCTGCTGCAACAGCGCAGCATCCTGGTGCTGGGCAATGGCTGGACGCTGAGTTTATCCACAGCCCTGGTTGCCGGACTGCTGGCCCTGCTGCTGTTCCGGCCGCGGCGCGCGCTGTGGTTGACCCTGGGCGGCATGGCGAGTGCCCTGCTGGTCTCTGCGTTATTGCTGCGGGCAGGATGGTGGTGGTCGCCGATGGCCAGCCTGCTGGGGATGCTACTGGGCTATCTGATCTGGAACTGGCGTCGCCTGAATGCGGTGCTCGCCTATTTCGGCTGGGAACTGGAGAGGCTGGATAACGAACCCAAGGTATTCCCCGAGCGCCGGCGTACAGCGGCCCCGGCTGGCGATGTACTTCAGGGACAGATTGTCGCCCTGGAACAGGCCATGAGTCGCACCCGCGATACTCGTCGGTTTATTGCCGATGGCCTGGAGTACTTGCCAGTGGCGACCTTGATCAGCGGACCGGATGGCCAAGTGCTGTTGGCCAACCGCAATGCCCGCGCGCTGTTCGCCGATGACCTGGTGGGTGAGCCACTGGTGGCCCGCCTGGCCGGACTAGGTTATCCAGGGCTGCAGGAAGGGGCTTTGCCGGCGGTTTCGACCCTGGGCAGCAGCGAGTTTCGCGACCATCAGGGACGCAGTCTGCGGCTGGAGCTGGCACCGTTGCTGCCGGCTGAAGGCGGCGTGGCGATTGGCTGGCTGCTCAGCCTGACCGACCTGAGCCTTGAGCGTGAGGCCGAGGAACAGCGCGCGGTGCTGCTGCGCTTTCTTTCCCATGATCTGCGTGCGCCGCACTCGGCGATCCTGGCCCTGCTCGACGTGCAGCATCAACAAGGCAGCGCGGACCCGCACCTGCACAGTCAGATCGAGCTACAGGTGCGCAAGGCCCTGGGCCTGACCGAAGCCTTCGTACAACTGGCCAAGGCGGAATCGGAGGCCTATCAGTTCGCGCCGAGCATGTTTGCAATGTTGGTGCTCGACGCATTCGA from Pseudomonas sp. S04 encodes the following:
- a CDS encoding CHASE2 domain-containing protein; the protein is MTRWPRKEGREPTQAQRLFRRMVREWLGVSLILLPLTAVLSLSHGLTLSNLLYDNLRRLSPLPVDPRILIVTIDDYSLQQLGKWPWPRTVHADLLDRLTAAEPKGVLFDVIFSEPDSSPENDQRLAQALCRAGNVYIPLLREGAARFDQPLGEIEPVAPLSQCAKGVGHINAEADADGKVRSVYLREGPAPQLRAQLAWLLYQASTDAPAALPGSYAPQTVQGWQRANSVRIPFISQPGGFPTVPYASVLRGDVPAQLLRDRLILIGSTAPGLGDRYVTPQSASLGTTPGIEIQANLLNGLLQQRSILVLGNGWTLSLSTALVAGLLALLLFRPRRALWLTLGGMASALLVSALLLRAGWWWSPMASLLGMLLGYLIWNWRRLNAVLAYFGWELERLDNEPKVFPERRRTAAPAGDVLQGQIVALEQAMSRTRDTRRFIADGLEYLPVATLISGPDGQVLLANRNARALFADDLVGEPLVARLAGLGYPGLQEGALPAVSTLGSSEFRDHQGRSLRLELAPLLPAEGGVAIGWLLSLTDLSLEREAEEQRAVLLRFLSHDLRAPHSAILALLDVQHQQGSADPHLHSQIELQVRKALGLTEAFVQLAKAESEAYQFAPSMFAMLVLDAFDQAMSSAQLKQIELLHDLDDEAEGMVLADQSLLTRALFNLLENAIKYSPAGSQVRLRVSCAQGWLSCEISDQGQGIAAEELPELFSQYRRFASSQGSEGLGLGLSMVKAVVDRHGGRILCQSRVAEGTTFRVELPLLED